Proteins from one Mucilaginibacter jinjuensis genomic window:
- a CDS encoding 2Fe-2S iron-sulfur cluster-binding protein: MDNKVKDISFDIQSGNNIHHVQTYYNSHKNLMALIFDELGEDEFGECKGMGRCGTCAVKLLKPSGLVNDFHDNEENTLSKLDLLEPGIRLSCKVFITSALDQQLFQLNL; the protein is encoded by the coding sequence ATGGACAATAAGGTAAAAGATATTAGTTTCGATATACAATCTGGCAATAATATCCATCACGTTCAAACTTATTACAACTCTCACAAAAATCTGATGGCCCTGATTTTTGATGAATTGGGCGAGGACGAATTTGGCGAATGTAAAGGCATGGGGAGATGCGGAACATGTGCAGTTAAACTTTTAAAGCCATCCGGCTTGGTCAATGACTTTCATGATAATGAGGAAAATACGTTAAGCAAACTTGATCTTTTAGAACCTGGCATTCGCTTATCATGCAAAGTATTTATAACATCGGCTCTGGATCAGCAACTATTTCAACTCAATTTATAA
- a CDS encoding STAS domain-containing protein gives MSQTTHQLLKNKKKNILELWMKNQLADEGLREDLISNDELRSQSEELITALVGNLSSGDFTNLDSDEWSPVIEILGGIAITRARQGFSPRETGNFVFSLKEAILEILTIELKGDPMKLFTESQKINRLMDNLSVVTFETFIKGREEVILRQTDEITEISTPVIRVWDGILALPIIGTLDSARTQIVMENLLQEIVETGSSIAILDISGVPAVDSLVAQHLIKTVSATRLMGAECIISGIRPEIAQTVVHLGIDLSNIITKATLASALAYSFKVMRLEVKKISAVSKS, from the coding sequence ATGTCACAAACTACACACCAATTGTTAAAAAACAAGAAAAAAAACATCCTTGAACTCTGGATGAAAAACCAACTGGCCGATGAAGGTTTACGCGAAGACCTTATCAGTAACGATGAGTTGCGCAGCCAGTCTGAAGAGTTGATAACGGCACTGGTTGGTAATCTATCAAGCGGAGATTTTACCAATCTGGATTCTGACGAATGGAGCCCGGTAATCGAAATATTAGGTGGGATCGCGATTACCCGTGCCCGCCAGGGTTTTAGCCCTCGTGAAACCGGCAACTTTGTATTCTCTTTAAAAGAAGCCATTTTAGAAATCCTGACGATTGAGCTTAAAGGTGATCCAATGAAATTGTTTACAGAAAGCCAGAAGATTAACCGGCTGATGGATAATCTGAGCGTGGTTACTTTTGAAACTTTTATTAAAGGACGCGAAGAGGTAATCTTACGTCAAACCGACGAGATTACTGAAATATCTACACCAGTGATACGGGTATGGGATGGCATTTTAGCCTTGCCGATCATCGGTACTTTGGATAGTGCCCGCACGCAGATCGTGATGGAAAATTTATTGCAGGAAATTGTGGAAACTGGTTCCAGCATTGCTATTCTGGATATTTCGGGAGTGCCGGCAGTAGATTCATTGGTTGCACAGCACCTGATCAAAACCGTAAGCGCTACCCGCCTAATGGGTGCCGAATGTATTATCAGTGGTATTCGTCCTGAAATTGCACAAACTGTTGTGCATTTGGGAATCGACCTTTCTAATATTATTACTAAAGCAACTTTGGCCAGTGCATTAGCTTACTCGTTCAAAGTGATGCGTTTAGAGGTCAAAAAGATCAGCGCAGTTTCAAAATCTTAA
- a CDS encoding manganese catalase family protein, whose product MFHHVKSLQFNARVSRPDPRFANLLLEQFGGENGELAAAMQYFTQAFGAKVPHPDKYDMLMDIATEEFSHLEIVGATIQMLLKGVNGELKDAAEQTDFMVAMNGKAEKESVIHAALTANPQFPIITGGGPTPRNSQGVPWCASYINSNGDLTVDLRSNLASESRAKLVYEHLMKFTDDPYVKETLSFLMTREVTHYKMFEAALDSIQPNFPPAVLAADPRYLQNVYNLSEGTVRGPWNEGEIKGMGKEFIYVENPLQQVQETEGQTKLPGNFSKELKASEKLNKEMSEVKSAEVKNAEPEGVAQWSTYSENTTKA is encoded by the coding sequence ATGTTTCACCACGTTAAATCACTACAATTTAATGCCAGGGTTTCACGCCCTGACCCGCGCTTTGCTAACCTTTTACTGGAGCAATTCGGCGGCGAAAATGGTGAGCTGGCCGCAGCCATGCAATACTTTACCCAGGCATTTGGCGCAAAGGTGCCGCACCCGGACAAATATGATATGCTGATGGATATCGCAACCGAAGAATTCAGTCACCTGGAGATTGTCGGCGCAACCATTCAGATGTTGTTAAAGGGCGTTAATGGCGAGCTAAAAGATGCCGCTGAACAAACAGACTTCATGGTAGCTATGAATGGCAAAGCCGAAAAAGAGAGCGTGATCCATGCTGCATTAACCGCTAATCCGCAATTCCCGATCATTACTGGCGGCGGACCGACACCACGCAATAGCCAGGGTGTGCCATGGTGCGCGTCCTACATCAATTCAAACGGTGATCTTACAGTTGATTTGAGGAGCAATTTGGCTTCTGAATCGAGAGCAAAACTGGTATATGAGCACTTAATGAAATTTACCGATGACCCGTATGTTAAAGAGACGCTATCGTTTTTAATGACCCGTGAAGTAACGCACTATAAAATGTTTGAAGCTGCTTTAGACAGCATCCAGCCTAACTTCCCGCCGGCAGTATTAGCCGCCGATCCGCGTTATTTGCAGAACGTTTATAACTTATCTGAAGGCACGGTACGCGGCCCATGGAATGAAGGCGAAATTAAGGGCATGGGTAAAGAATTTATCTATGTTGAAAACCCTTTACAGCAAGTTCAGGAAACAGAAGGCCAAACCAAGCTACCCGGTAATTTTAGCAAAGAACTTAAGGCCAGCGAAAAGCTAAACAAGGAAATGAGCGAAGTAAAAAGCGCGGAAGTTAAAAATGCGGAACCCGAAGGTGTTGCGCAATGGAGTACTTACAGTGAAAACACTACTAAAGCTTAA
- a CDS encoding VOC family protein — protein MKNWDLDWLKNGFQVTCYVAYVAPANDDDLWLEIIQGPMINLHQDRLLFIVLGNHHFSLTADSVDETISVLRDRGITITREPFDLPVIGN, from the coding sequence TTGAAAAACTGGGATTTAGATTGGTTGAAAAATGGGTTTCAGGTGACGTGTTACGTGGCTTACGTAGCACCTGCCAATGATGATGATCTTTGGTTAGAAATCATTCAGGGGCCAATGATTAACCTACACCAAGACCGTTTATTGTTCATTGTTTTGGGAAATCATCATTTCAGCTTAACAGCAGATAGCGTGGATGAAACTATATCAGTTTTAAGAGACAGGGGCATTACCATCACGAGAGAACCCTTTGATCTACCTGTAATCGGAAATTGA
- a CDS encoding response regulator: protein MSKKIMIFDDDEDIQSICTFVLEEEAWVVKTFSDCSDIIARIHTYKPDVILMDNWIPDEGGVIATRQIKADPILKTIPVIYFSANSDIEQLAATAGADLYLPKPFDIDVLKQTVANCLSK, encoded by the coding sequence ATGAGTAAGAAAATTATGATTTTTGATGATGACGAAGACATTCAGTCTATCTGTACTTTTGTATTGGAAGAAGAGGCGTGGGTTGTTAAAACATTTTCTGATTGTAGCGATATTATAGCCCGTATCCATACTTACAAACCTGATGTGATACTAATGGACAATTGGATACCTGATGAAGGCGGAGTGATAGCCACACGGCAGATCAAGGCCGATCCCATCTTAAAAACCATCCCGGTCATTTATTTTTCCGCGAATAGTGATATTGAACAACTGGCCGCCACCGCAGGGGCCGACCTTTACCTACCCAAGCCTTTTGATATAGACGTTTTGAAACAAACGGTAGCTAATTGCCTCAGCAAATAG
- a CDS encoding serine/threonine protein kinase, whose translation MVDATHISFTADDRSYFSLIKKEIHRLAAEGGMEQGRINQLDLIVAEMTSNLFKYSNDGELLMGLFPNGGSPYVELISIDNGPGMVNPARMMQDGISTSNTLGHGLGSMKRMSDTFELYSQIGWGTIVLSRVYSNPEKAKVNNQVIMRPIVVYKPGEKTSGDGFTYKKTEKYMKMMLADGLGHGPEANKAVNEAATAFKVFPDYSPTETLRFIHNAIKKTRGAVINIVGYDFARKVWASAGIGNIALRMSGPVNFKNHMSYNGIVGHNIPGTMNDQEYPVEEFNQVMLCSDGIKTRIDMSRYPLMYKYDLSILAAAIYKDHARRNDDMSVVIAKTK comes from the coding sequence ATGGTTGACGCGACACATATCAGTTTTACAGCCGACGACCGGAGCTATTTTTCGCTCATCAAAAAGGAGATCCACAGGCTGGCGGCTGAAGGCGGCATGGAACAAGGGCGCATTAACCAACTAGATTTGATCGTGGCCGAGATGACCTCTAATCTTTTCAAGTACAGCAATGATGGAGAACTTTTGATGGGGCTGTTTCCTAACGGCGGTTCCCCTTATGTCGAACTCATCAGCATTGATAACGGGCCAGGTATGGTTAACCCTGCGCGCATGATGCAGGATGGCATTTCCACCTCCAATACGCTTGGCCACGGATTGGGCAGTATGAAAAGAATGTCTGATACTTTTGAGTTGTACTCACAGATTGGCTGGGGCACCATTGTTTTAAGCCGCGTTTACAGCAACCCTGAAAAAGCCAAAGTTAATAATCAGGTCATTATGCGTCCTATCGTGGTTTATAAACCCGGCGAAAAAACAAGCGGCGACGGCTTTACCTATAAAAAGACAGAGAAGTATATGAAAATGATGCTGGCCGATGGATTAGGCCATGGCCCTGAAGCCAACAAGGCGGTGAATGAGGCTGCTACAGCGTTTAAAGTATTTCCGGATTACAGCCCGACTGAAACTTTACGTTTCATCCATAACGCCATTAAAAAGACTCGTGGTGCCGTAATCAATATTGTGGGGTATGATTTTGCACGCAAGGTGTGGGCCTCAGCTGGTATTGGCAATATCGCATTGCGCATGTCGGGTCCGGTCAATTTTAAAAATCACATGTCCTACAACGGCATTGTGGGCCATAATATTCCGGGTACCATGAACGATCAGGAATACCCTGTCGAAGAATTCAATCAGGTGATGCTCTGCTCAGACGGTATCAAAACCCGCATCGATATGTCGCGTTACCCGCTGATGTATAAATACGACCTGAGTATCCTGGCCGCAGCTATTTATAAAGACCATGCCCGCCGGAATGATGACATGTCAGTTGTAATTGCGAAAACAAAATGA
- a CDS encoding metallophosphoesterase family protein, with translation MRSIAIFSDVHGNMPALEAVLKDIEAKGISELYCLGDLVDFAPWSNEVINKIRELNIPCLMGNHDERIAFDYPVVPLSKHDALETEARLIAINHTKAILSESNKAFLSKLPEQLEVALDIGAQKKNLLLVHGSVKNNDEYIYENHSSADLQKMMADVNAEILVMGHTHLPYIRSLGSQLVINCGSVGRSRALDRKATYLILNIQESNIEAEIVSLSYDLQKTISSIRESEIPDFYADFLSVIQ, from the coding sequence ATGCGATCAATAGCAATATTTAGTGATGTGCATGGCAATATGCCGGCTTTAGAAGCAGTTCTGAAAGATATTGAAGCCAAAGGGATAAGCGAACTTTATTGTTTGGGAGATTTAGTTGACTTTGCACCGTGGTCAAACGAGGTCATTAATAAAATCAGGGAATTAAATATCCCGTGTTTAATGGGCAATCACGATGAGCGGATTGCCTTTGATTATCCCGTTGTTCCCTTAAGTAAACATGATGCTTTGGAAACCGAAGCAAGATTAATCGCAATCAATCATACCAAAGCTATTCTGTCTGAAAGTAATAAAGCTTTCTTAAGCAAACTACCAGAACAATTAGAAGTCGCATTAGATATTGGTGCACAAAAGAAAAATCTATTATTGGTACACGGCAGTGTGAAAAACAATGATGAATATATTTATGAAAATCACAGCAGTGCAGATTTGCAAAAGATGATGGCAGATGTAAACGCTGAGATCTTAGTAATGGGGCATACTCATCTGCCATACATTCGTTCGTTGGGATCTCAGTTGGTAATTAATTGCGGCTCGGTAGGGAGGTCAAGGGCGCTGGATAGAAAGGCTACTTATCTTATACTGAATATCCAGGAAAGTAATATTGAAGCTGAAATAGTTAGCTTGAGTTATGATCTGCAAAAAACAATTTCATCTATTCGGGAAAGCGAGATCCCTGATTTTTATGCTGATTTTCTTTCAGTTATCCAATGA
- a CDS encoding anti-sigma regulatory factor, whose amino-acid sequence MTLSLSKDTIQVIKEQDVVFLKNRVKETAVKIKMGLVNQTRLLTACSELVRNMMRYANGGVCIIEVVSSGRNNGVRLTFSDKGPGIPDIEAAMRDGFSTGKSLGLGLPGTKRLVNEFEIKSKVGEGTVIVILKWANG is encoded by the coding sequence ATGACCTTATCACTGAGTAAAGATACCATCCAGGTCATTAAAGAACAGGATGTGGTTTTTTTGAAAAACCGCGTTAAGGAAACGGCCGTAAAAATCAAAATGGGTTTAGTTAACCAAACCCGCTTACTGACAGCCTGCAGTGAATTGGTGCGTAATATGATGCGTTACGCCAACGGCGGCGTTTGTATCATCGAGGTAGTTTCCTCCGGCCGCAATAACGGTGTGCGCCTTACATTTTCTGATAAGGGTCCCGGTATCCCGGATATTGAGGCTGCCATGCGCGATGGTTTTTCTACCGGTAAAAGTTTAGGCCTGGGCCTGCCGGGCACCAAACGCCTGGTTAATGAATTTGAGATCAAAAGTAAAGTGGGCGAAGGTACAGTGATAGTTATTTTAAAATGGGCTAATGGTTGA
- a CDS encoding STAS domain-containing protein, translating into MSIQVDLYDRLALNLEADLVQMVNKTSAKGVLIDISAVSIVDSFMGRIIGNIASMSKILDAETVVVGMQPAVAITLIELGLPLKGVHTALDMEKGMRLLKSMIDETEEDADEDQTADDLITE; encoded by the coding sequence GTGTCAATACAAGTTGATCTTTATGACCGGTTAGCGCTCAATTTGGAGGCTGACTTGGTGCAAATGGTGAATAAAACAAGCGCCAAAGGTGTACTGATCGATATCTCGGCAGTATCTATTGTGGATTCGTTCATGGGGCGAATTATCGGCAATATCGCCAGTATGTCCAAAATACTGGATGCAGAAACAGTTGTTGTGGGTATGCAACCCGCGGTAGCGATAACTTTAATTGAGCTGGGCTTGCCGCTAAAAGGCGTGCACACCGCTTTGGATATGGAAAAAGGTATGCGATTGCTGAAATCCATGATTGACGAAACCGAGGAGGACGCAGACGAAGACCAGACAGCCGATGACCTTATCACTGAGTAA
- a CDS encoding ferritin-like domain-containing protein, giving the protein MPTKTTKKTAAVAASRSAEAESALKELFVDELKDIYWAEKHLAAALPKMIKGATSADLKQTITTHLEETKNQVTRLESVFASINEKATAKKCLAMEGLLKEATELLSDTDKGTEVRDVAIISAAQKVEHYEIASYGTLRTLAGTLGYSEAQSLLDETLAEEKNADSLLTQVAENYVNEAAAAEVAE; this is encoded by the coding sequence ATGCCTACAAAAACAACCAAAAAAACGGCCGCAGTAGCTGCCAGCCGTTCAGCAGAAGCCGAAAGCGCTTTAAAAGAATTATTTGTTGACGAATTAAAGGACATCTATTGGGCTGAAAAGCACCTGGCTGCTGCTTTGCCTAAAATGATTAAAGGCGCAACCTCAGCAGATCTTAAACAAACGATCACCACGCATTTGGAAGAAACCAAGAACCAGGTGACCCGTTTAGAAAGCGTTTTTGCCTCTATTAATGAGAAAGCGACAGCCAAAAAATGCCTGGCAATGGAAGGCCTTTTAAAGGAAGCCACTGAATTATTATCAGATACTGATAAAGGAACTGAAGTGCGCGATGTTGCTATTATTTCTGCCGCGCAAAAGGTGGAACATTATGAAATAGCATCATACGGTACCTTGCGTACTTTGGCCGGAACATTAGGCTATAGTGAAGCACAAAGTTTACTGGATGAAACTTTAGCCGAAGAAAAAAATGCGGACTCTTTATTGACCCAAGTTGCCGAAAATTATGTGAATGAAGCTGCGGCAGCAGAAGTTGCTGAATAA
- the tal gene encoding transaldolase codes for MEPHETNRVKQIHTDFKQSIWLDFIDREIMRSGKLQKLIDEDDIRGVTSNPAIFEQAISASADYDADILELSKTNTDPEYIFFQLAINDIQKAADLFLPIYNEEVNGADGYVSLEVSPLLALNETGTIKQTRELWQQVSRKNVMIKIPGTLPCLPAIRATISEGININVTLLFGLERYEAVANAYIEGLEDRLASGQDISKIASVASFFLSRIDLLVDPLLSDKGHNELKGEAAIAAAKAAYALYRRIFSGDRWQKLADAGAKPQRLLWASTGNKNPAYRDTRYIEELIGPNTVNTAPLATIEAFRDHGNASARLEAGPERAIYLLEALATAGINMTAIALQLEIEGIHKFEAPYQKLLVAITDKINTNKTDKQKPMEISENTMDVINDLIEINNDRVEGFEKAARDLEDHDSGLNMIFKKLANESRENATVLTEIAQNNGQAPVDGTSTSGVLHRAWLDVKSVFTGGDAKSILDECERGEDAIKDAYSTALSTEHEIGYELQAILQKQQMGIVAGHDLIKSLRNQYDDDEDSNEANAAEPVSLIGGPSVDPAGQGFSAQPNFEVAADEYNENPTYQPEPESNSQESEWQNEQMASSGDSKLMEFFINELQDLLWAERELVETLPAMAEAATSPELKAAFEMHLTETESHVKRLEQIFGVLGLEPESRKCEAMAGILDEGEEIIDATEEGTAQRDVGLIFAGQKAEHYEIASYGGMIALAKTLGYYEIAETLVLTLNEEKTADSKLTEIAESQANYAASTESAED; via the coding sequence ATGGAACCACATGAAACAAACCGGGTCAAACAGATCCATACCGATTTTAAGCAAAGCATCTGGCTGGATTTTATAGACCGCGAGATTATGCGTTCGGGCAAACTTCAAAAATTAATTGATGAAGATGATATCAGGGGCGTTACCTCTAATCCTGCAATTTTTGAGCAGGCTATTAGTGCAAGCGCAGATTATGATGCAGACATTCTTGAACTTTCTAAAACCAACACAGACCCCGAATACATTTTTTTCCAGCTGGCAATCAATGACATTCAAAAAGCTGCTGATTTGTTCCTGCCTATATATAATGAAGAGGTTAACGGTGCTGATGGTTATGTGAGCCTGGAGGTATCGCCACTATTAGCATTGAATGAAACTGGTACAATTAAACAAACTCGTGAGCTCTGGCAACAAGTATCACGCAAAAATGTAATGATTAAAATACCTGGCACTTTACCATGCTTACCTGCGATACGCGCGACAATTAGTGAGGGTATCAATATTAATGTAACCCTGCTATTCGGCCTCGAACGATATGAAGCCGTGGCTAATGCCTATATAGAAGGACTGGAAGATCGCCTGGCATCGGGACAGGATATTAGCAAGATTGCCTCTGTTGCCAGTTTCTTCCTGAGCAGGATAGATCTATTGGTTGACCCGCTGCTAAGTGATAAAGGGCATAACGAATTAAAAGGCGAAGCTGCAATTGCCGCAGCTAAAGCAGCTTATGCGTTGTATCGACGGATTTTTAGTGGAGATCGCTGGCAAAAACTTGCTGATGCAGGTGCCAAACCCCAGCGTTTACTTTGGGCCAGTACCGGTAATAAAAATCCTGCCTATCGCGATACACGGTATATAGAAGAATTAATAGGCCCAAACACAGTAAATACCGCACCTCTTGCTACAATTGAAGCTTTTCGCGACCATGGCAATGCATCAGCCCGCCTGGAAGCCGGCCCTGAACGAGCCATTTATTTATTGGAAGCCTTGGCTACTGCCGGGATAAATATGACGGCAATTGCACTACAGTTGGAGATAGAAGGCATTCATAAGTTTGAAGCACCTTATCAAAAATTATTAGTGGCAATAACAGATAAAATAAACACAAACAAAACAGATAAACAAAAACCTATGGAAATCTCTGAAAATACGATGGATGTGATCAATGATCTCATCGAAATTAATAATGACCGGGTAGAAGGCTTTGAAAAGGCAGCGAGGGATCTTGAAGATCATGACAGTGGCCTGAACATGATATTTAAAAAACTGGCAAATGAAAGTCGGGAGAACGCCACTGTATTAACCGAAATTGCTCAAAACAACGGGCAGGCTCCGGTAGATGGCACCAGCACCTCGGGGGTATTACACCGTGCCTGGCTTGATGTAAAATCAGTTTTTACCGGAGGCGATGCCAAGTCGATACTGGATGAATGCGAACGCGGTGAAGATGCCATTAAAGATGCCTATAGCACCGCCCTTAGTACAGAACACGAAATTGGCTACGAATTACAAGCCATTTTGCAGAAACAACAAATGGGTATTGTTGCCGGTCATGATCTGATTAAATCCCTGCGTAACCAGTATGATGACGATGAAGATAGTAACGAGGCTAATGCGGCTGAACCGGTTTCCCTTATCGGTGGTCCATCAGTAGATCCAGCTGGGCAAGGCTTTTCAGCGCAACCCAATTTTGAAGTAGCAGCTGACGAATATAATGAAAATCCAACCTACCAGCCTGAACCCGAAAGTAATTCACAAGAATCCGAATGGCAGAATGAGCAGATGGCATCGTCAGGTGATTCAAAATTGATGGAGTTTTTTATTAACGAGCTACAGGACCTGTTATGGGCAGAGCGTGAATTGGTGGAAACTTTACCAGCAATGGCCGAAGCTGCTACTTCGCCCGAGTTAAAAGCCGCCTTTGAAATGCACCTGACGGAAACCGAAAGCCATGTTAAGCGTTTGGAGCAAATATTTGGCGTGCTTGGTTTAGAACCCGAAAGCCGCAAATGCGAAGCTATGGCGGGCATACTTGACGAAGGTGAAGAAATAATTGATGCCACGGAGGAGGGAACCGCCCAACGTGACGTAGGATTAATATTTGCCGGGCAAAAAGCGGAGCATTATGAGATCGCTTCTTATGGCGGCATGATCGCGTTAGCTAAAACGCTGGGATATTATGAGATAGCTGAAACTTTGGTACTGACGCTTAATGAAGAAAAAACCGCCGACAGCAAACTAACCGAAATTGCCGAATCTCAGGCTAACTATGCTGCGAGCACAGAGTCTGCGGAAGACTAA
- a CDS encoding sensor histidine kinase → MIKVVLISLENEMDLVLAHKRSMRVAEKLGLTLATQTTFATAVSEIARTVIEHTDDGLLAIGLEQNQTRYSLMATVAFDSSIRFTNGDAGFYYAQKLVPEFELSETESGNMITMKIGLPRSLKLDPVKISALKKDFEEASPLNAYEEIKQRNVSLNRLASEQEAQIQQSRMIDEKKTEFISVASHEIKTPMTILKAYTQMARATKEPVSDHLRELLGKIDMQSTKLMTLVQQLLDISKIENGNLQYQIEPVSLNGFLHRQVDVMRQILPYHTFTTNFSTDAEVLIDELRMEQVFANLLGNAAKYSERNTDIAISTLLLDDGLATISVTDQGRGMTPETMTSVFDKFYRAKDVLKSHTGLGMGLFITSKIVNDHQGKIWVQSIEGIGSTFYLTIPLAI, encoded by the coding sequence ATGATCAAAGTCGTATTAATTTCTTTAGAAAATGAGATGGATCTCGTTTTGGCCCACAAAAGGTCAATGCGGGTAGCTGAGAAGCTGGGTTTAACCTTAGCAACACAAACCACTTTTGCGACCGCAGTTTCGGAGATCGCCCGGACAGTGATAGAGCACACTGATGACGGTTTGCTGGCTATTGGATTGGAGCAAAACCAAACACGTTATAGTTTAATGGCGACTGTTGCATTCGACAGCAGCATCCGTTTTACCAATGGTGATGCCGGGTTTTATTACGCACAAAAGTTAGTTCCGGAGTTTGAATTATCAGAAACAGAAAGCGGTAATATGATCACGATGAAGATCGGCCTGCCCCGTTCACTTAAACTTGATCCGGTAAAGATCAGTGCTTTAAAGAAGGATTTTGAGGAAGCATCTCCATTAAATGCTTACGAAGAGATTAAACAACGCAATGTTAGTCTGAACAGATTGGCCAGCGAGCAGGAAGCCCAAATACAGCAATCCAGGATGATCGATGAGAAAAAGACGGAGTTTATTTCTGTCGCCAGTCATGAGATCAAAACGCCAATGACCATTTTGAAAGCCTATACGCAAATGGCAAGGGCAACTAAAGAGCCGGTGAGCGATCATTTGAGAGAATTACTCGGCAAAATTGACATGCAATCTACCAAACTAATGACACTGGTGCAGCAATTGCTGGATATTTCTAAAATAGAGAATGGTAATTTGCAATATCAAATTGAGCCGGTTAGCTTAAATGGTTTTTTACACCGGCAAGTAGATGTGATGCGGCAGATTTTGCCGTACCATACATTTACTACTAACTTTTCAACCGATGCTGAAGTTTTGATAGATGAATTAAGAATGGAACAGGTGTTCGCAAATTTGCTGGGTAACGCCGCTAAGTATTCAGAACGGAACACAGATATAGCTATTAGCACATTGTTATTAGATGATGGCCTGGCCACTATTAGTGTGACTGATCAGGGCAGAGGCATGACACCTGAAACCATGACATCGGTATTTGATAAATTCTATCGGGCCAAAGATGTTTTGAAAAGCCATACCGGTTTGGGTATGGGTTTATTTATTACTTCCAAAATCGTTAATGATCATCAGGGTAAAATTTGGGTGCAGAGCATTGAAGGGATTGGGTCTACTTTTTACTTAACAATACCTTTAGCTATATGA